The following are from one region of the Streptomyces rubrogriseus genome:
- the argC gene encoding N-acetyl-gamma-glutamyl-phosphate reductase: MAVRAAVAGASGYAGGELLRLLLAHPEVEIGALTGNSNAGQRLGALQPHLLPLADRVLEATTPEVLGGHDVVFLALPHGQSAAVAEQLGPDVLVVDMGADFRLKDAGDWERFYGSPHAGTWPYGLPELPGARAALEGSKRVAVPGCYPTAVSLALFPAYAASLAEPEAVIVAASGTSGAGKAAKPHLLGSEVMGSMSPYGVGGGHRHTPEMIQNLGAVAGEPVTVSFTPTLAPMPRGILATCTAKAKPGVTAESVRAVYEKAFADEPFVHLLPEGQWPATASVYGSNAVQVQVAYDAAAGRIIAISAIDNLAKGTAGGAVQSMNLALGLDETTGLTTIGVAP, translated from the coding sequence ATGGCGGTACGTGCGGCGGTGGCCGGAGCGAGTGGGTATGCGGGTGGTGAGCTGCTGCGGCTGCTCCTGGCCCATCCCGAGGTCGAGATCGGCGCCCTGACCGGCAACTCCAACGCGGGGCAGCGGCTCGGCGCGCTGCAACCGCACCTGCTGCCGCTGGCCGACCGGGTGCTGGAGGCGACCACCCCCGAGGTGCTCGGCGGTCACGACGTCGTCTTCCTCGCGCTGCCGCACGGGCAGTCCGCCGCCGTCGCAGAGCAGCTCGGGCCGGACGTCCTCGTCGTCGACATGGGTGCCGACTTCCGGCTGAAGGACGCCGGGGACTGGGAGCGGTTCTACGGCTCCCCGCACGCCGGCACCTGGCCCTACGGCCTCCCCGAACTTCCGGGTGCCCGCGCCGCGCTGGAGGGGTCCAAGCGCGTCGCGGTGCCCGGTTGCTACCCCACGGCCGTGTCCCTGGCCCTCTTCCCGGCGTACGCCGCGTCGCTGGCCGAGCCCGAGGCCGTGATCGTCGCCGCCTCCGGCACCTCCGGCGCGGGCAAGGCGGCCAAGCCGCACCTGCTGGGCAGCGAGGTCATGGGCTCCATGTCGCCGTACGGCGTCGGCGGCGGCCACCGGCACACCCCCGAGATGATCCAGAACCTCGGCGCGGTGGCGGGGGAGCCGGTCACCGTCTCCTTCACGCCGACCCTCGCACCGATGCCGCGCGGCATCCTCGCGACCTGCACCGCGAAGGCGAAGCCCGGGGTCACCGCGGAGTCGGTCCGGGCCGTCTACGAGAAGGCCTTCGCCGACGAACCGTTCGTGCACCTGCTGCCCGAGGGCCAGTGGCCCGCGACCGCCTCCGTGTACGGCTCCAACGCCGTCCAGGTGCAGGTCGCGTACGACGCCGCCGCCGGCCGCATCATCGCCATCAGCGCCATCGACAACCTGGCCAAGGGCACCGCGGGCGGTGCCGTCCAGAGCATGAACCTCGCCCTCGGTCTCGACGAGACCACCGGACTGACGACGATCGGAGTTGCGCCGTGA
- the argJ gene encoding bifunctional glutamate N-acetyltransferase/amino-acid acetyltransferase ArgJ, whose amino-acid sequence MSVTAAKGFTAAGIAAGIKESGNPDLALVVNTGPRRSAAGVFTSNRVKAAPVLWSEQVLKSGEVTAVVLNSGGANACTGPKGFQDTHATAEKVADVLGTGAGEVAVCSTGLIGVLLPMDKLLPGVETAVGRLSEHGGEKAAIAIKTTDTVHKTSVVSRDGWTVGGMAKGAGMLAPGLATMLVVITTDADLETEALDRALRAATRVTFDRVDSDGCMSTNDTVLLLASGASGTTPEYDAFAEAVRTVCDDLGQQLIRDAEGASKDIRVEVVNAATEDEAVQVGRTIARNNLLKCAIHGEDPNWGRVLSAIGTTDAAFEPDRLNVAINGVWVCKNGGVGEDRELVDMRYREVHIVADLAAGDATATIWTNDLTADYVHENSAYSS is encoded by the coding sequence GTGAGCGTGACGGCAGCGAAGGGATTCACGGCGGCGGGCATCGCCGCCGGGATCAAGGAGAGCGGCAACCCCGACCTGGCCCTCGTGGTCAACACCGGGCCCCGACGCTCCGCCGCGGGCGTCTTCACCTCCAACCGCGTCAAGGCCGCGCCCGTCCTGTGGTCGGAGCAGGTGCTGAAGAGCGGCGAGGTGACCGCCGTCGTCCTCAACTCCGGCGGCGCCAACGCCTGCACCGGACCCAAGGGCTTCCAGGACACCCACGCCACGGCCGAGAAGGTCGCCGACGTGCTCGGGACGGGGGCGGGCGAGGTCGCCGTCTGCTCCACCGGACTCATCGGCGTACTGCTGCCCATGGACAAGCTGCTCCCGGGCGTGGAGACGGCCGTCGGCCGGCTTTCCGAGCACGGCGGCGAGAAGGCCGCCATCGCCATCAAGACCACCGACACCGTGCACAAGACGTCCGTCGTCAGCAGGGACGGCTGGACCGTCGGTGGCATGGCCAAGGGCGCGGGCATGCTCGCCCCCGGCCTCGCCACCATGCTCGTCGTGATCACTACCGACGCCGACCTGGAGACCGAGGCCCTGGACCGCGCCCTGCGCGCCGCCACCCGGGTCACCTTCGACCGGGTCGACTCCGACGGCTGCATGTCCACCAACGACACCGTGCTGCTGCTCGCCTCCGGCGCCTCCGGCACCACCCCCGAGTACGACGCCTTCGCCGAGGCCGTCCGCACCGTCTGCGACGACCTCGGACAGCAGCTCATCCGGGACGCCGAGGGCGCCAGCAAGGACATCAGGGTCGAGGTCGTCAACGCCGCGACCGAGGACGAGGCCGTCCAGGTGGGCCGCACCATCGCCCGCAACAACCTGCTCAAGTGCGCCATCCACGGCGAGGACCCCAACTGGGGCCGCGTGCTCTCCGCCATCGGCACCACCGACGCGGCCTTCGAGCCCGACCGGCTGAACGTCGCCATCAACGGCGTGTGGGTCTGCAAGAACGGCGGCGTCGGCGAGGACCGCGAGCTGGTCGACATGCGCTACCGCGAGGTGCACATCGTCGCCGACCTCGCCGCGGGCGACGCCACCGCCACCATCTGGACCAACGACCTCACCGCGGACTACGTCCACGAGAACAGCGCGTACTCCTCATGA
- the argB gene encoding acetylglutamate kinase, producing MSDGTSNAPTRKHTALPKAQILIEALPWLTRHHGKTVVIKFGGNAMIDEDLKAAFAQDVVFLRHAGLKPVVVHGGGPQISAALDRHGIVSEFKAGLRVTTEDAMDVVRMVLAGQVQRELVGLLNQHGPLAVGLTGEDAHTLTATKHQPEIDGELVDIGRVGEITEIDTGAIEALLADGRIPVVSSIARSQDDHHVYNVNADTAAAALAAALGAETLMVLTDVEGLYEDWPNSDEVISRLTASELEKLLPDLSSGMVPKMEGCLHAVRGGVTTARVIDGRVQHSILLEIFTDEGIGTMVVPDEQGES from the coding sequence ATGAGCGACGGAACGAGCAACGCACCCACGCGGAAGCACACCGCGCTGCCCAAGGCCCAGATCCTCATCGAGGCGCTGCCCTGGCTGACCCGGCACCACGGCAAGACCGTCGTCATCAAGTTCGGCGGCAACGCCATGATCGACGAGGACCTCAAGGCCGCCTTCGCCCAGGACGTCGTCTTCCTGCGGCACGCCGGCCTCAAGCCCGTCGTCGTGCACGGCGGCGGCCCGCAGATCAGCGCCGCCCTCGACAGGCACGGCATCGTCAGCGAGTTCAAGGCCGGACTGCGCGTCACCACCGAGGACGCCATGGACGTCGTACGGATGGTGCTCGCCGGGCAGGTGCAGCGCGAACTGGTCGGGCTGCTCAACCAGCACGGGCCGCTCGCCGTCGGCCTCACCGGCGAGGACGCGCACACCCTCACCGCCACCAAGCACCAGCCCGAGATCGACGGTGAGCTCGTCGACATCGGGCGGGTCGGCGAGATCACCGAGATCGACACCGGCGCCATCGAGGCACTGCTCGCAGACGGCCGCATCCCGGTCGTCTCCTCGATCGCCCGTTCCCAGGACGACCACCACGTCTACAACGTCAATGCTGATACGGCGGCTGCGGCACTCGCTGCTGCGCTCGGCGCCGAGACTCTCATGGTCCTCACCGACGTGGAGGGCCTCTACGAGGACTGGCCGAACTCCGACGAGGTGATCAGCCGCCTCACCGCGTCCGAGCTGGAAAAGCTGCTGCCCGACCTCTCCAGCGGCATGGTGCCGAAGATGGAGGGCTGCCTGCACGCCGTACGCGGGGGCGTCACCACCGCCCGGGTCATCGACGGCCGGGTCCAGCACTCGATCCTGCTGGAGATCTTCACCGACGAGGGGATCGGCACGATGGTCGTGCCGGACGAACAGGGGGAGTCGTGA
- a CDS encoding acetylornithine transaminase produces MSNEELTERWQGTLMNNYGTPRLPLARGEGARLWDADGKEYLDFVGGIAVNALGHAHPAVVDAVSRQIASLGHVSNLFIAEPPVALAERLLQHFGRDGKVYFCNSGAEANEGAFKIGRLTGRPHMVATRGGFHGRTMGALALTGQPGKQEPFLPLPGDVTHVPYGDPQALAAAVTEETALVIIEPIQGENGVVVPPPGYLKAARAITAATGALLVLDEVQTGVGRTGHWFEYQAHEGVLPDVVTLAKGLGGGLPLGATVAFGRAADLLQPGHHGTTFGGNPVACAAGLAVLDTIADEGLLDNVKRQSETLRGGVEALGHPLVAHVRGAGLLLGIVLTEPLAAQVQQAAQDAGILVNAPAPDVVRLMPALNLGDDVVEAFLGALPGILDQAAETAHGDGRSGE; encoded by the coding sequence GTGAGCAACGAAGAGCTGACCGAGCGGTGGCAGGGCACCCTCATGAACAACTACGGCACGCCGCGCCTGCCCCTGGCGCGCGGCGAGGGCGCCCGGCTCTGGGACGCCGACGGCAAGGAGTACCTGGACTTCGTCGGCGGTATCGCGGTCAACGCGCTCGGCCACGCCCACCCGGCGGTGGTGGACGCCGTGAGCCGGCAGATCGCCTCCCTCGGCCACGTCTCCAACCTCTTCATCGCCGAGCCGCCCGTCGCCCTCGCCGAACGGCTGCTCCAGCACTTCGGCCGCGACGGCAAGGTCTACTTCTGCAACTCCGGCGCCGAGGCCAACGAGGGCGCCTTCAAGATCGGCCGGCTCACCGGCCGGCCGCACATGGTCGCCACCCGCGGCGGCTTCCACGGCCGCACCATGGGCGCCCTGGCGCTGACCGGCCAGCCCGGCAAGCAGGAGCCGTTCCTGCCGCTGCCCGGCGACGTCACGCACGTGCCGTACGGCGACCCGCAGGCGCTGGCCGCGGCGGTCACCGAGGAGACGGCGCTGGTGATCATCGAGCCGATCCAGGGCGAGAACGGCGTCGTCGTCCCGCCCCCCGGCTATCTGAAGGCGGCCCGCGCCATCACCGCCGCCACCGGTGCGCTGCTCGTCCTGGACGAGGTGCAGACCGGCGTCGGCCGGACCGGGCACTGGTTCGAGTACCAGGCCCACGAGGGCGTCCTGCCGGACGTCGTCACCCTCGCCAAGGGCCTCGGCGGCGGACTGCCGCTCGGCGCGACGGTCGCCTTCGGCCGCGCCGCCGACCTGCTCCAGCCCGGCCACCACGGCACCACCTTCGGCGGCAACCCGGTCGCCTGCGCCGCCGGACTCGCCGTCCTGGACACCATCGCCGACGAGGGACTGCTCGACAACGTCAAGCGGCAGAGCGAGACGCTGCGCGGCGGGGTCGAAGCGCTCGGCCACCCGCTCGTCGCCCACGTCCGGGGCGCCGGACTGCTCCTGGGTATCGTGCTCACCGAGCCGCTCGCCGCCCAGGTGCAGCAGGCGGCTCAGGACGCCGGAATCCTGGTGAACGCGCCCGCACCCGATGTCGTACGGCTGATGCCCGCGCTGAACCTCGGCGACGACGTGGTGGAGGCGTTCCTCGGGGCGCTGCCCGGCATCCTTGACCAGGCCGCCGAGACGGCCCACGGGGACGGACGATCCGGAGAATGA
- a CDS encoding arginine repressor has protein sequence MSHAQEHEQTAGPALPQTRTARHRRIVDILNRQAVRSQSQLAKLLADDGLTVTQATLSRDLDELNAVKIRNTDGDLIYAVPSEGGFRTPRAPLGESAKEERMRRLSAELLISAEASANLVVLRTPPGAAQFLASAIDQAELHDILGTIAGDDTLMLISREPTGGQALADHLLRLAQNGA, from the coding sequence ATGAGCCACGCGCAGGAGCACGAGCAGACGGCAGGGCCCGCCCTGCCGCAGACCCGCACCGCACGCCACCGCCGGATCGTGGACATCCTCAACCGGCAGGCGGTGCGCTCGCAGAGCCAGCTGGCGAAGCTGCTCGCCGACGACGGGCTCACCGTCACCCAGGCGACGCTCTCCCGGGACCTGGACGAGCTGAACGCGGTCAAGATCCGCAACACCGACGGCGACCTCATCTACGCGGTGCCCAGCGAGGGCGGCTTCCGCACCCCGCGGGCGCCGCTCGGGGAGTCGGCGAAGGAGGAGCGGATGCGGCGGCTCTCCGCGGAGCTGCTGATCTCCGCGGAGGCGTCGGCGAACCTCGTGGTCCTGCGGACCCCTCCGGGGGCGGCGCAGTTCCTCGCCTCGGCGATCGACCAGGCGGAGCTGCACGACATCCTGGGGACGATCGCGGGCGACGACACGCTGATGCTGATCAGCCGGGAGCCCACGGGCGGGCAGGCCCTGGCGGACCACTTGCTGCGGTTGGCTCAGAACGGGGCCTGA
- a CDS encoding FAD:protein FMN transferase has protein sequence MGTVFSFDVRGGEPAAVRAALDEAVAGLHRVDEVFSTYRDGSQISRLARGELTVAACAPEVAEVLELAAEAERVSDGWFSTRYRGRLDPTGIVKGWAVERAARGIAATCGASGVSVNGGGDVQLLGTPGAARPWRVGVSDPLRPGGLAAVVSAAGVAELAVATSGSAERGAHVVDPRTGRSAVTDLLSVTVVASRLTWADCWATAAFAMGSREGLRWLESLPGVEGLLITAGDEVRCTGGLGARLG, from the coding sequence ATGGGGACCGTCTTCTCCTTCGACGTCCGCGGCGGGGAACCCGCGGCCGTACGGGCGGCACTGGACGAGGCGGTCGCCGGGCTGCACCGGGTCGACGAGGTGTTCAGTACGTACCGGGACGGCAGCCAGATCTCCCGGCTGGCGCGCGGGGAACTGACCGTCGCCGCGTGCGCGCCGGAGGTCGCCGAGGTGCTGGAGCTGGCGGCCGAGGCGGAGCGGGTGAGCGACGGCTGGTTCAGCACCCGGTACCGGGGCCGGCTCGACCCGACCGGGATCGTCAAGGGCTGGGCCGTGGAGCGCGCCGCACGCGGGATCGCGGCGACATGCGGCGCGAGCGGGGTCAGCGTCAACGGGGGCGGGGACGTGCAGCTGCTCGGGACGCCCGGGGCGGCGCGGCCCTGGCGGGTCGGTGTGTCCGACCCGCTGCGGCCGGGCGGGCTCGCGGCGGTCGTCTCGGCGGCGGGGGTGGCGGAGCTGGCCGTGGCGACGTCCGGCTCCGCCGAGCGGGGGGCGCATGTCGTCGACCCGCGCACCGGACGCTCGGCGGTGACCGACCTGCTGTCCGTGACGGTGGTGGCGTCCCGGCTGACGTGGGCGGACTGCTGGGCGACGGCGGCGTTCGCGATGGGGTCGCGGGAGGGGTTGCGGTGGCTGGAGTCGCTGCCCGGCGTCGAGGGGCTGCTGATCACGGCGGGGGACGAGGTGCGCTGCACGGGAGGGCTGGGGGCCCGCTTGGGATGA
- a CDS encoding FMN-binding protein: MRKSHPVRRAVLAGAATVSGIVLLLSLKPASDPGAGPAAGGAAPPVAAQSPQGGRGAGAGTLTGDAAQTQYGPVQVRVTVSEGRVTGAEAVQAPRGGQSDRITADAVPRLNRAAVTAGTADIDAVSGATYTSAGYRKSLQSALDKAAAAAGPAGQESSGSGSGEGGRGAGGAGQGTQVLTGDAAQTQYGPVQVRVTVSGGRITGAEALQAPRGGRSDQVTADAVPRLNRAAVTAGTADIDAVSGATYTSAGYKQSLQSALDRAGG, translated from the coding sequence ATGAGGAAAAGCCACCCCGTTCGGCGTGCCGTGCTCGCCGGGGCCGCCACCGTGTCCGGGATCGTGCTGCTGCTGTCGCTGAAACCGGCGTCCGACCCGGGCGCCGGCCCGGCGGCGGGCGGCGCGGCACCGCCCGTGGCCGCGCAGTCGCCCCAGGGCGGCCGGGGCGCCGGAGCCGGCACGCTCACGGGTGACGCCGCGCAGACCCAGTACGGACCCGTGCAGGTCCGGGTCACGGTGAGCGAGGGCAGGGTCACCGGGGCCGAGGCCGTGCAGGCGCCCAGGGGCGGGCAGAGCGACCGGATCACCGCCGACGCCGTACCCAGGCTCAACCGGGCCGCCGTCACCGCGGGCACCGCCGACATCGACGCCGTGTCCGGCGCCACCTACACCAGCGCCGGGTACCGGAAGTCCCTCCAGTCGGCACTCGACAAGGCGGCCGCGGCCGCCGGCCCCGCCGGGCAGGAGTCGAGCGGCTCGGGCTCGGGCGAGGGCGGACGGGGCGCGGGCGGCGCCGGGCAGGGCACGCAGGTGCTCACCGGGGACGCCGCGCAGACCCAGTACGGACCCGTGCAGGTCCGGGTCACCGTCAGCGGCGGGAGGATCACCGGCGCCGAGGCCCTCCAGGCGCCCCGGGGCGGCCGCAGCGACCAGGTCACGGCCGACGCCGTACCCAGGCTCAACCGGGCCGCCGTCACCGCGGGCACCGCCGACATCGACGCCGTGTCCGGCGCCACCTACACCAGCGCGGGGTACAAACAGTCCCTCCAGTCGGCGCTGGACCGGGCCGGTGGCTGA
- a CDS encoding ferredoxin reductase family protein has product MTTTLAGGRAARRQTMRRIRPRRSPAVPLLLAVWAGAAGVLWLWWRNTPAISDDTGRILGAGRITGLLAGYLMALVVLQMARVPALERRVGSDRVARWHAMTGRYTLCLVLAHVFLIMWGYAAQAGRGLGDVVAQTVDSVNQLPDMGKAAIGTGLLVVIGLLSVGPIRRRIPYDAWYHVHLLTYAAVFLTFWHQLTTGNDFAVEPVAGTVWYVLYGSVTALLLWYRVLTPLRLNLRHRMRVEAVIEETPGIVSVLIGGRRLHRMGAEAGQFFRWRFLAPGMRFSSHPYSLSAAPRPDMLRITVKAIGDHSARLRELTPGTRVWAEGPYGALTAQRRSRGKVLLVAGGVGITPMRALFETLPGASGDITLLYRANSTQDLALWDELAGIADERGARLMYAVNSPDGERPDISAETLARKIPDVERHDVFLCGPPGFAQSVYEALRGAGVPARRIHHESFEM; this is encoded by the coding sequence GTGACCACCACGCTCGCCGGCGGCCGTGCCGCCCGCCGTCAGACGATGCGGCGCATCCGTCCGCGCCGCTCCCCCGCCGTCCCCCTGCTGCTCGCCGTGTGGGCGGGCGCGGCGGGCGTGTTGTGGCTGTGGTGGCGCAACACGCCCGCCATCTCCGACGACACCGGCAGGATCCTCGGCGCCGGCCGGATCACCGGCCTGCTCGCCGGGTACCTGATGGCGCTCGTGGTCCTCCAGATGGCGCGGGTGCCTGCGCTGGAGCGGCGCGTCGGTTCCGACCGGGTCGCCCGCTGGCACGCCATGACCGGCCGCTACACCCTCTGCCTGGTCCTGGCCCACGTCTTCCTGATCATGTGGGGCTACGCGGCGCAGGCCGGCCGGGGCCTCGGCGACGTCGTCGCGCAGACGGTCGACTCCGTGAACCAGCTGCCCGACATGGGCAAGGCCGCCATCGGCACCGGCCTGCTGGTCGTCATCGGGCTCCTGTCCGTCGGCCCCATCCGCCGCCGGATCCCGTACGACGCCTGGTACCACGTGCACCTGCTCACCTACGCGGCGGTGTTCCTGACCTTCTGGCACCAGCTGACCACCGGCAACGACTTCGCCGTCGAGCCGGTCGCCGGGACGGTCTGGTACGTGCTGTACGGCTCGGTGACCGCGCTGCTGCTCTGGTACCGGGTGCTGACGCCCCTCCGGCTCAACCTGCGGCACCGGATGCGGGTGGAGGCGGTGATCGAGGAGACGCCCGGCATCGTGTCGGTGCTCATCGGCGGGCGCCGGCTGCACCGGATGGGCGCGGAGGCGGGTCAGTTCTTCCGCTGGCGGTTCCTGGCGCCCGGCATGCGGTTCAGCTCGCACCCGTACTCGCTGTCGGCGGCACCGCGCCCGGACATGCTGCGGATCACCGTGAAGGCGATCGGCGACCACAGCGCCCGGCTCCGTGAGCTGACCCCGGGCACCCGGGTGTGGGCGGAGGGCCCGTACGGCGCCCTGACCGCCCAGCGCCGCAGCCGCGGCAAGGTGCTGCTGGTGGCCGGCGGGGTGGGGATCACGCCGATGCGGGCGCTGTTCGAGACGCTGCCCGGCGCGTCCGGCGACATCACGCTGCTCTACCGGGCCAACAGCACCCAGGACCTGGCGCTCTGGGACGAGCTGGCCGGGATCGCCGACGAGCGGGGGGCCCGGCTGATGTACGCGGTCAACAGCCCGGACGGGGAGCGCCCGGACATCTCGGCGGAGACCCTGGCCCGGAAGATCCCGGACGTCGAGCGCCACGACGTCTTCCTGTGCGGGCCGCCCGGCTTCGCCCAGTCGGTGTACGAGGCACTGCGCGGCGCGGGGGTCCCCGCTCGCCGTATCCACCACGAGTCGTTCGAGATGTGA
- a CDS encoding L,D-transpeptidase family protein has translation MRPGVVAVLVSASLLLLGAAPADGSAPRPLPDRMADTGGGTQLITAVAPDTGSTTGTITWWDREGGDRGRWVAAGSAPARFGSGGLIEGATRVQGTNTTPTGLYDLPYAFGIEAAPRGTAYRYRPVHEDSWWCQDNASPAYNRWTEPRPADCDAAEAEHLITYSAQYAHALVVGFNYDRPVRGRGAGIFLHVDGRGATAGCVSVPKEAMRRILRWADPAERPHIAIGTSGGPTAVTRY, from the coding sequence ATGCGCCCCGGTGTCGTCGCCGTCCTCGTGTCCGCCTCCCTCCTCCTGCTCGGCGCCGCCCCCGCCGACGGGTCGGCTCCCCGGCCGCTGCCGGACCGGATGGCGGACACCGGCGGCGGCACCCAGCTGATCACCGCCGTCGCACCGGACACCGGCTCGACCACCGGCACCATCACCTGGTGGGACCGCGAGGGCGGGGACCGCGGTCGCTGGGTGGCGGCCGGCTCCGCGCCGGCCCGCTTCGGCTCCGGCGGGCTCATCGAAGGGGCGACGCGCGTCCAGGGCACGAACACCACGCCGACCGGGCTGTACGACCTGCCGTACGCCTTCGGCATCGAGGCGGCACCGCGCGGCACGGCGTACCGGTACCGGCCGGTCCACGAGGACTCCTGGTGGTGCCAGGACAACGCCTCCCCCGCCTACAACCGCTGGACCGAGCCGCGCCCCGCCGACTGCGACGCCGCCGAGGCCGAGCACCTGATCACCTACTCGGCTCAGTACGCGCACGCCCTGGTCGTCGGCTTCAACTACGACCGCCCGGTGCGCGGCCGCGGCGCGGGCATCTTCCTGCACGTCGACGGGCGCGGGGCGACGGCCGGATGCGTGTCGGTGCCGAAGGAGGCGATGCGGCGGATCCTGCGGTGGGCCGATCCGGCGGAGCGCCCGCACATCGCGATCGGCACCTCGGGCGGGCCGACGGCGGTCACCCGGTACTGA
- a CDS encoding pyridoxamine 5'-phosphate oxidase family protein, which produces MGKTYERIDGRLRAFIEAQPLFFTATAPLAGDGTVNLSPKGLTGCFAVLDELTVAYLDFAGSNAETIAHLRENGRITLMWCAFQGPPNIVRVHGRGEPVFRDDPRFPELLTHFPDIDPTVHGLRAVIVVSAELVRDTCGYAVPFMAYESDRDLHGKRFAREDDASLSAYFTKKEHIASSIDGLPGLPLPLPPSTV; this is translated from the coding sequence ATGGGAAAGACTTACGAGCGCATAGACGGCAGACTCCGCGCCTTCATCGAGGCGCAGCCCCTCTTCTTCACCGCCACCGCTCCCCTGGCCGGCGACGGCACGGTCAACCTGTCCCCCAAGGGCCTCACGGGCTGCTTCGCGGTGCTCGACGAACTGACCGTGGCCTACCTCGACTTCGCGGGTTCCAACGCGGAGACCATCGCCCACCTGCGGGAGAACGGGCGGATCACCCTGATGTGGTGCGCCTTCCAGGGCCCCCCGAACATCGTGCGGGTGCACGGCCGGGGCGAACCGGTCTTCCGCGACGACCCCCGCTTCCCCGAGCTGCTCACCCACTTCCCGGACATCGACCCCACCGTGCACGGACTGCGCGCCGTGATCGTCGTGAGCGCCGAACTCGTCCGGGACACCTGCGGGTACGCCGTTCCCTTCATGGCGTACGAGAGCGACCGGGACCTGCACGGCAAGCGGTTCGCGCGGGAGGACGACGCCTCGCTCAGCGCGTACTTCACCAAGAAGGAGCACATCGCCTCCAGCATCGACGGCCTCCCCGGGCTGCCGTTGCCGCTGCCTCCCTCTACCGTCTGA
- the argH gene encoding argininosuccinate lyase, whose translation MSSNSGDVRLWGGRFADGPAEALAKLSASVHFDWRLAPYDIAGSRAHARVLHKAGLLTEDELTRMIAGLDRLEADVADGSFTGTIADEDVHTALERGLLERLGPDLGGKLRAGRSRNDQVATLFRMYLRDHARTVGSLIADLQDALVGLAEAHPDVAMPGRTHLQHAQPVLFAHHVLAHAQALGRDAERLRQWDERTAVSPYGSGALAGSSLGLDPEAVARDLGFEHGSAGNSIDGTASRDFVAEFAFITAMIGVNVSRIAEEIIIWNTKEFSFVTLHDAFSTGSSIMPQKKNPDIAELARGKSGRLIGNLTGLMATLKALPLAYNRDLQEDKEPVFDSIDQLEVLLPAFTGMMATLTVHRERMEELAPAGFSLATDIAEWLVKQGVPFRVAHEVAGECVKVAEADGKELDELTDEQFAKISEHLTPEVRTVLNVPGALASRDGRGGTAPGAVAVQLAEVKADVAAQHAWADAKK comes from the coding sequence GTGAGCAGCAACAGCGGTGACGTCCGGCTCTGGGGCGGCCGTTTCGCCGACGGTCCCGCCGAGGCCCTGGCGAAGCTGTCCGCGTCCGTCCACTTCGACTGGCGGCTCGCGCCCTACGACATCGCCGGTTCGCGCGCCCACGCGCGCGTGCTGCACAAGGCGGGCCTGCTCACCGAGGACGAGCTGACCCGGATGATCGCCGGACTGGACCGGCTGGAGGCGGACGTCGCCGACGGCTCCTTCACCGGCACCATCGCCGACGAGGACGTCCACACGGCCCTGGAGCGCGGGCTGCTGGAGCGCCTCGGCCCCGACCTCGGCGGCAAGCTGCGCGCCGGGCGCTCCCGCAACGACCAGGTGGCGACCCTCTTCCGGATGTACCTGCGGGACCACGCCCGGACCGTCGGCTCGCTGATCGCCGACCTCCAGGACGCGCTGGTTGGCCTCGCCGAGGCCCACCCGGACGTGGCCATGCCCGGCCGCACCCACCTCCAGCACGCCCAGCCGGTGCTCTTCGCCCACCACGTCCTCGCCCACGCCCAGGCGCTGGGCCGGGACGCGGAGCGGCTGCGCCAGTGGGACGAGCGCACGGCCGTCTCCCCGTACGGCTCGGGCGCGCTCGCGGGCAGCAGCCTCGGCCTCGACCCGGAGGCCGTCGCCCGCGACCTGGGCTTCGAGCACGGCAGCGCCGGCAACTCCATCGACGGGACGGCCTCGCGCGACTTCGTCGCCGAGTTCGCCTTCATCACCGCCATGATCGGCGTCAACGTCTCCCGGATCGCCGAGGAGATCATCATCTGGAACACGAAGGAGTTCTCCTTCGTCACCCTCCACGACGCCTTCTCCACCGGCTCCTCGATCATGCCGCAGAAGAAGAACCCCGACATCGCCGAGCTGGCCCGCGGCAAGTCCGGGCGGCTGATCGGCAACCTGACCGGCCTGATGGCGACCCTCAAGGCGCTCCCGCTCGCGTACAACCGCGACCTCCAGGAGGACAAGGAGCCGGTCTTCGACTCCATCGACCAGCTGGAGGTCCTGCTCCCCGCCTTCACCGGCATGATGGCCACCCTCACCGTGCACCGCGAGCGGATGGAGGAGCTGGCCCCGGCCGGGTTCTCGCTCGCCACCGACATCGCCGAGTGGCTGGTCAAGCAGGGTGTGCCGTTCCGCGTCGCGCACGAGGTGGCCGGCGAGTGCGTCAAGGTCGCCGAGGCCGACGGCAAGGAGCTGGACGAGCTGACCGACGAGCAGTTCGCCAAGATCTCCGAGCACCTCACCCCCGAGGTCCGCACCGTCCTCAACGTCCCCGGCGCCCTCGCCTCCCGCGACGGCCGCGGCGGTACGGCGCCCGGCGCGGTCGCCGTCCAGCTCGCCGAGGTCAAGGCGGACGTGGCGGCCCAGCACGCCTGGGCGGACGCCAAGAAGTAG